In Oxalobacteraceae bacterium OTU3CINTB1, the sequence AGAGATAACGATAACCATGATGCAGTCAACTATATCTACCTTACCTCCGTACCTGAGCCTGGCGATCTGGCTTCCGATTGTGTTCGGCCTTCTGGTGTTAGCCGTCGGCCGTGACACCAACGCGGCGCTGGTCCGCGTCGGCTCGCTGATCGGCGCGATCGTCAGCTTCGCCGCGACCATCCCGCTGATCACGAACTTCAACAACGCCGCACACGGCATGCAGTTCGTCGAAAAATCGCCCTGGATCGAGACGTTCAACATCTACTACTCGCTGGGCATCGACGGCCTGTCGCTGTGGTTCGTGCCGCTGACGGCATTCATCACCGTGATCGTCGTGATCTCGGCCTGGCAGGTGATCCAGAAGCGCGTCGCGCAGTACATGGGCGCCTTCCTGATCCTGTCCGGTTTGATGATCGGCGTGTTCTGCGCGATGGACGGCCTGCTGTTCTACTTCTTCTTCGAAGCGACCCTGATCCCGATGTACATCATCATCGGCGTGTGGGGTGGTGAGAACCGCGTGTACGCATCGTTCAAGTTCTTCCTCTACACCTTCTTCGGCTCCTTGCTGACCTTGGTCGCGATCATTTACCTGTACCGCGTCACGGGTACCTTCGACATCCTGACCTGGCACCTGACGCCGTTGACGATGCGAGAGCAGATCTTCATCTTCATCGCCTTCTTCATGGCCTTCGCCGTCAAGGTTCCGATGTTCCCGGTCCACACCTGGCTGCCGGACGTCCACGTCGAAGCGCCAACCGGCGGTTCCGCCGTGCTGGCCGCGATCATGCTGAAGCTGGGCGCCTACGGTTTCCTGCGTTTCTCGCTGCCGATCACCCCGGACGCGTCGCACTACCTGTCGGGCTTCGTGATCACGCTGTCGCTGATCGCCGTGATCTACGTCGGCCTGGTCGCACTGGTACAGAAGGACATGAAAAAGCTGGTTGCCTATTCGTCGATCGCGCACATGGGCTTCGTCACCCTGGGCTTCTTCATCTTCAACGCCATCGGCGTACAGGGCGCGATCGTGCAAATGATCTCGCACGGCTTCATCTCCGGCGCGATGTTCCTGTGTATCGGCGTGCTGTATGACCAGGCGCACTCGCGTCAAATCGCCGACTACGGTGGTGTCGTCAACAAGATGCCGAAGTTCGCCGCGCTGTTCATCTTCTTCTCGATGGCTAACTGCGGTCTGCCTGCGACTTCCGGCTTCGTCGGCGAGTTCATGGTGATCCTGGGCGCCGTGCAGTACAACTTCTGGATCGGTTTGCTGGCCGCGACCGCGCTGATCTTCGGTGCAGCCTACTCGCTGTGGATGGCCAAGCGCGTCATCTTCGGCAAAGTGACCAACCACCATGTGGCCGCGCTGGTCGATGTCAATGGCCGCGAGTTCTTCATGCTGGGTGTCCTGGCGATCGCGGTGCTGGTCATGGGTCTGTACCCGGCGCCATTCACCGACACGATGCAAACCTCGGTCGCCGACCTGCTGACGCATGTCGCAAAAAGCAAGCTGCCTTAAGAAAAACGGAAACGCATAAATGACTACACCTATTCCACAAGAGGCGTTCAATCTCGCACCGGCGTATGCCGAGGTGACGTTGATCATTGGCGCCTCGCTACTCCTGCTGGTGGACATGTTCCTGTCCGAGTCCAAGCGGTCGATCACTTACGTGCTGTCGCTGGCGATCCTGGCCATTTTGGCCGGTATCACCTTCGCCGACTTCAGCGCCGGCACCACCGCGTACACCTTCAACGGCATGTACGTCAACGATCCGATGGCGAACCTGCTCAAGCTGGCCACCTACGTGGCCGTCGCATTGACGCTGGTGTATTCGCGCCAGTACGTCACGCAGCGCGGCATGATGAGCGGTAACCTGGGCGGCGAGTTCTACGTCCTGGCGCTGTTCGCGATGCTGGGCCAGATGGTCATGATCTCGGGCTCGAACTTCCTGACGATCTACCTGGGCGTCGAATTGATGTCGCTGTCGCTGTACGCGCTGGTCGCGCTGCGCCGCGATAACCACAAGGCCACCGAAGCGGCGATGAAGTACTTCATCCTTGGCGCGCTGGCATCCGGTTTCCTGTTGTACGGCATCTCGATGCTGTACGGCGCCACCGGCACGCTGGAAATCAGCAAAGTGGCCGCCGCCGTCGCAGCGGGCACCATCAAGCCGACCATTCTGGTGTTCGGTATCGTGTTCCTGGTCGCCGGTCTGGCGTTCAAACTGGGCGCGGTGCCGTTCCACATGTGGGTACCGGACGTCTACGAAGGCTCGCCAACGGCAGTGACCCTGCTGTTGGGCGGCGCGCCGAAGATCGCCACCTTCGCGATCTGCATCCGCCTGCTGGTGGAAGGCCTGCTGCCGATGGCGTTCGACTGGCAGCAGATGCTGATGGTCCTGGCCGTGCTGTCGCTGGCCATCGGTAACCTGACCGCTATCGCCCAGACGAACCTGAAGCGCATGCTGGCTTATTCGACCATCGCGCAAATCGGCTTCGTGCTGCTTGGCCTGCTGGCCGGCGTGGTCGGCACCACCGACCGCACCGGCATCGCCGCAGCTTACAGCGCGTCGATGTACTACATCCTGACCTACGTGCTGACCACCGTCGGCAGCTTCGGCCTGTTGATGCTGTTGTCGCGTTCCGGCTTCGAAGCCGAAAACCTGAACGACTTCAAAGGCCTGAGCAAGCGCAGTGGCTGGTTCGCGGTCGTCATGACGATCTTGATGTTCTCGCTGGCCGGCGTGCCGCCGATGATGGGCTTTGCCGCCAAGTTCTCGGTGCTGAGCGCCGTGCTGGGTACCGGCCAGATCTGGCTGACCGTGGTCGCGGTGATGTTCTCGCTGATCGGCGCGTTCTACTACCTGCGCATCGTTAAACTGATGTGGTTCGACGAGCCGACCGACACGGCGCCTATCGTCGCCCATGGCGACATGAAGTTTGTCCTCAGCCTGAATGGTCTGGCCATCGTGGTCCTGGGCATCCTGCCAGGCCCGCTGCTGGCGATGTGCGTGAAGGCCATGCAAGCGACCCTCGCCACCTGATGGATGTATCCGTCGCAAGCTGGTTGGTGATCGCGATAGCTATCGCGGCTGCCAACCTGCCTTTTTTCAACGACAAGGTATTCGCCCTGATTCCGGCCACGTGGCGGCGCAAGCCGCTGATCATGCGGCTGATCGAAATGGTGGCGCTGTACCTTGTCGTTGGCTTCCTCGGCTTCGCCCTGGAAGGCCGCATCGGCACCCGCTTCCCCCAGACCTGGGAGTTCTACGCGATCTCCGGCTGTCTGTTCCTGGTTTTCGGCTTCCCCGGATTCATCGCGCGCTACCTGCGCAAGCACCGCGACTGATACACTAGCGGCTTCAATCAAGGAGCCGACATGTCGACACTGACAGAAACCCGCATCGACGGTGCATTGGTCTACGACGGCCACTTCCTCAAAGTCCAACGCGACACCATAGAACTCCCCGACGGCAAACGCACCGGCCGCGAATACATCCTGCATCCCGGCGCGGTGGTGATTTTGCCGCTACTCGACGACGGCAAGGTGCTGCTCGAGCGCCAGTACCGCTATCCGCTGCACGACGTGTTCATCGAATTCCCGGCCGGGAAAATCGATCCGGGCGAAGATCCGCTGGCCAGCGCCAAACGCGAGCTGGAAGAAGAAACCGGCTACACCGCCACCGACTGGCAGTTCGTCAGCAAGATCCACAACGCCATCGCCTATTCGGACGAACATTTGGACCTGTATCTGGCGCGCGGCTTGACGCTGGGTGAGCAAAAGCTGGACGACGGCGAGTTCCTCGAACTGTTCACCGCCACCATCGACGAACTGCTGCAATGGGTGCGCGAAGGTAAAGTCACCGACGTCAAAACCATCATCGGCGCGTTCTGGCTCGATAAGCTGCGCGCCGGCGACTGGAAGCTGGACTAAAGACATGAAGCCGGCGGCGCTGATCCTGTTGTGCTGCGGCGCCGGCGCCGGCGTTACGCAGGCGGCCGAGCGCACGCCGTTCCAGATCCGCTGCGAGGACACGATCAGCAAAACCATCTCGGTGCTATCGACGAAGACCAATGGCTTCACGATTAACAACCAGCTGCCTTACCGCGCGTTGACGCTAAAAACCGGCAGCATCGACGGCCGTAGCGAAACCCTGGGCCTGACCGTCACGCGCGCGCAGTATGCCGCTACGATGGGCGGGCCGATTTTGCAGGACAAGGTGAGCGGCTATGAATGCGTGGCGCCGCGCGTGGAGATCAAGTTGAACTACTCGCCGGTGCTGATTTATGTCGGCAACGAGTTCGTGCCCGGCAGCTGCGGCTACAACACGATCCTCGAGCATGAACAGCGCCACCTTAAAGCCTACATGGACAATCTGGCGCGGGTCGAAAAGGTGGTGCGCGATGCGCTGAACCGCCGCTTCGAAGGCAAGCCGTTGTACGCGCCGTCCGGCACCGCGCAATCGGCGCTGCAGCACGAGATCAACAGCCAGTGGATGCCGTTTATTCAGGCCGAATTCGACAAAGGCAAGTCGGAGCAGGCTAAAATCGATACCCCCGCCGAATACGCGCGCCTGGCCGATACCTGCAATGGCGAGATCCGGGAAATCGTTCAGCGCAGGCGCAGAAGATAAAGAAGATGACAGCACACACCGATACACCGCGCTATTTCGCGCTGCTGCCCGCCGCCGGCGTCGGCGCGCGCATGGCGGCCGATGGACCCAAACAATACCTGACGGTCGGCGGCAAGCCGATGCTGCGCCACGCCGTCGACGCCTTCCGCGCCAGCGATCTGGTGGCGCACGCCTACGTCGTCGTCAGCGCGGCGGACGGCCAGATCGACGCCGTGCTGCCACCGGACTTGGATGGTGTCACGGTGCTGCGCTGCGGCGGCGCCACGCGCATGGACACGGTGCTCAACGCCTTGCGCGCGCTGGACGGTATCGTGGCGGACGCGGATCTGATCATGGTGCACGACGCAGCGCGTCCCGGCCTGACACCGGCGTTGATCGCCAAACTGATTGAAGGAGTTGGCGACTATGCCGCCGGCGGCCTGCTGGCGCTGCCCGTTGTCGACACCGTCAAGCGCAAGGCGGGCGCCGACGTCGCCACTGTGCCGCGCGACGGCCTGTGGTTGGCGCAGACGCCGCAGATGTTCAGCTACGCGTTGCTGCTGCGGGCGCTGGGCGGCGCGCCGGACGCCAACGCCATCACCGACGACGCCAGCGCCGTCGAGATGCTGGGCATGTCGCCACGGCTGATCGAAGGCCACCCACGAAATTTGAAAGTCACGCTGCCGGCCGACATCCGCATCGCCGAGATGTATCTGGCCGCCGACGAATAACCAAGGAAACCACATGACCAAACTCCCGTTCCGCATCGGCCAGGGCTACGACTGCCACGCTTTGGTGGAAGGCCGCAAGCTGATCATCGGCGGCGTCGACATCCCGCACCACGTCGGCCTGCTTGGCCATTCGGACGCCGACGTGCTGCTGCACGCGATCACCGATTCGATCCTGGGCGCGGCCGCGCTGGGCGACATCGGCAAGCACTTTCCGGATACGGACGTGCAGTTCAAGGGCGCCGATTCGCGCACCTTGTTGAAGGAAGCCGCGCGCCGCGTGGTGGCCACCGGCTACAGCGTCGGCAACGTCGATTGCACCATCATCGCCCAGCGTCCGAAAATGGCGCCGCACATACAGTCCATGCGCGCCAACATCGCCGAAGATCTTGGTCTCGACATCAGCCAGGTCAACGTCAAGGCCAAGACCAATGAGAAGTTGGGTTATCTGGGCCGGGAAGAGGGCATCGCGGCCGAATCGATCGCGTTGCTGATATCTTCGTAAAATAAAGTGAGCTGATTTTCCAGTACGCCGGCTGCCGTTTTTCGCGGTACTCCCGGAAAATCGCGCAGGAATTCTTCCATGGTTTTGCCGGCCAGAAGATAGTCGAACATGCGTTTGATTGGCACACGCGTATTCTTAAATACCGGCATTCCGCCAAGAATGTCGGGTTCCATCTGCACCAGCGGCGTCTTTGATTTCATGGACGCCAGCACCTCTGGATCAAACGGATCGGTGGGCGAGGTGCGAGGCGGGATGACCCGGCCCTTGAACCGATGGACTGGCTCGGTGAAGTAGCGCGGGTCATATTCGGGACAATCCTCGTCGATTTCGATATCGTCGTAGTTGTGAGGCATCACA encodes:
- a CDS encoding NADH-quinone oxidoreductase subunit M; its protein translation is MMQSTISTLPPYLSLAIWLPIVFGLLVLAVGRDTNAALVRVGSLIGAIVSFAATIPLITNFNNAAHGMQFVEKSPWIETFNIYYSLGIDGLSLWFVPLTAFITVIVVISAWQVIQKRVAQYMGAFLILSGLMIGVFCAMDGLLFYFFFEATLIPMYIIIGVWGGENRVYASFKFFLYTFFGSLLTLVAIIYLYRVTGTFDILTWHLTPLTMREQIFIFIAFFMAFAVKVPMFPVHTWLPDVHVEAPTGGSAVLAAIMLKLGAYGFLRFSLPITPDASHYLSGFVITLSLIAVIYVGLVALVQKDMKKLVAYSSIAHMGFVTLGFFIFNAIGVQGAIVQMISHGFISGAMFLCIGVLYDQAHSRQIADYGGVVNKMPKFAALFIFFSMANCGLPATSGFVGEFMVILGAVQYNFWIGLLAATALIFGAAYSLWMAKRVIFGKVTNHHVAALVDVNGREFFMLGVLAIAVLVMGLYPAPFTDTMQTSVADLLTHVAKSKLP
- the nuoN gene encoding NADH-quinone oxidoreductase subunit NuoN; protein product: MTTPIPQEAFNLAPAYAEVTLIIGASLLLLVDMFLSESKRSITYVLSLAILAILAGITFADFSAGTTAYTFNGMYVNDPMANLLKLATYVAVALTLVYSRQYVTQRGMMSGNLGGEFYVLALFAMLGQMVMISGSNFLTIYLGVELMSLSLYALVALRRDNHKATEAAMKYFILGALASGFLLYGISMLYGATGTLEISKVAAAVAAGTIKPTILVFGIVFLVAGLAFKLGAVPFHMWVPDVYEGSPTAVTLLLGGAPKIATFAICIRLLVEGLLPMAFDWQQMLMVLAVLSLAIGNLTAIAQTNLKRMLAYSTIAQIGFVLLGLLAGVVGTTDRTGIAAAYSASMYYILTYVLTTVGSFGLLMLLSRSGFEAENLNDFKGLSKRSGWFAVVMTILMFSLAGVPPMMGFAAKFSVLSAVLGTGQIWLTVVAVMFSLIGAFYYLRIVKLMWFDEPTDTAPIVAHGDMKFVLSLNGLAIVVLGILPGPLLAMCVKAMQATLAT
- a CDS encoding DUF2818 family protein; protein product: MDVSVASWLVIAIAIAAANLPFFNDKVFALIPATWRRKPLIMRLIEMVALYLVVGFLGFALEGRIGTRFPQTWEFYAISGCLFLVFGFPGFIARYLRKHRD
- a CDS encoding NUDIX hydrolase, with translation MSTLTETRIDGALVYDGHFLKVQRDTIELPDGKRTGREYILHPGAVVILPLLDDGKVLLERQYRYPLHDVFIEFPAGKIDPGEDPLASAKRELEEETGYTATDWQFVSKIHNAIAYSDEHLDLYLARGLTLGEQKLDDGEFLELFTATIDELLQWVREGKVTDVKTIIGAFWLDKLRAGDWKLD
- the ispD gene encoding 2-C-methyl-D-erythritol 4-phosphate cytidylyltransferase, translating into MTAHTDTPRYFALLPAAGVGARMAADGPKQYLTVGGKPMLRHAVDAFRASDLVAHAYVVVSAADGQIDAVLPPDLDGVTVLRCGGATRMDTVLNALRALDGIVADADLIMVHDAARPGLTPALIAKLIEGVGDYAAGGLLALPVVDTVKRKAGADVATVPRDGLWLAQTPQMFSYALLLRALGGAPDANAITDDASAVEMLGMSPRLIEGHPRNLKVTLPADIRIAEMYLAADE
- the ispF gene encoding 2-C-methyl-D-erythritol 2,4-cyclodiphosphate synthase, which produces MTKLPFRIGQGYDCHALVEGRKLIIGGVDIPHHVGLLGHSDADVLLHAITDSILGAAALGDIGKHFPDTDVQFKGADSRTLLKEAARRVVATGYSVGNVDCTIIAQRPKMAPHIQSMRANIAEDLGLDISQVNVKAKTNEKLGYLGREEGIAAESIALLISS
- a CDS encoding DUF433 domain-containing protein — encoded protein: MKYESSLLDGQVDEKYDTSSEEPASWMDVMPHNYDDIEIDEDCPEYDPRYFTEPVHRFKGRVIPPRTSPTDPFDPEVLASMKSKTPLVQMEPDILGGMPVFKNTRVPIKRMFDYLLAGKTMEEFLRDFPGVPRKTAAGVLENQLTLFYEDISNAIDSAAMPSSRPR